Within Salarias fasciatus chromosome 15, fSalaFa1.1, whole genome shotgun sequence, the genomic segment CAGAAAGCACATCAGGCTGCTGGAGTACTGCCACACTTCACCACGCAGCTCCTTGAATCACACATTTGGAACAATAGAAGTGTTGTAGCTCCACATTTCACAATAATCATAACATCAAACTACAGCaacagtatttttttgtgtAGGTGTAGTAGAGCACAGCAGAGCACAGAAACCTGCAGTAGATCTGTCATTCAGCTCTATTTATGGATAACGGATTTATTTTCACCCATTTCAGATGCTGtcattaatgtgaaaaaaatgaggaaCAGAAAGCTTTGCAAGACTAACCCAATGCATTTCTATAAATTGGCCATACAATAAATTATGGGAAGTTGGATGCTGGGTAACCATTGTTTACACAGTCATGCAATCATGACGATAATACACATCCTGATTCAGTAATCACGTGGCAACATCATACCACAGTTAACACACGCCCAGTGCTCTGTTACTTAGTATGTATGTATTTCCCCTTTTCTATCATTAAATAGTTCTACTGCTTTTATTTGTCAGTCTTTGgcttcaaaaagttgcttttcataTACTCTTGACACATTTTCtattgatttttattcattctgatTTTTGGAAGACTTCTGCTTTTACATAAGTTGCGCAAAAGTAAAAATACATATTGTTGAGTTTTTTATTCTAACAATGTATTCCTATCCTTCACTGACTTGTATTAAATTCTGATGACTTGCCAGGAGAATTTTACTCAAGTTGACTTTCAATATGAAGGAATTAGGTGACAAAGGAAGGTGAGGCTCTGATGTTTGGGAGGACAATTGAGGATTAGTCTAAGCTTCCATGGTGTTACAGCAGAGGGCACCTGCTGTATGCTTTATTTGCTGACCCACCTTTTGCTCTGATGAGAGGCCTACTACTGTATCTGCAGTGCAGATTTTAAATAGAAAATCTAAAGGGCATATCCATGCTAATATTAATGTCAACAGTTAAAGCATTCTTTTCATAAAGAGAAAGAATTAACACAACAAACATTCTTAACTCAATATGTTGTTTGAAACATCCCTACCATTTTCTTACTGTACAGGTATGTGTGCCAGTCTAATTCAAGAAGCGGCTGAACTCTGGGCTCCAGAAAGGCCTCAGGAAACTTCTGCTTCAGTCCCTGCAGTGAAGAGCCAGACAGGTGTCtttcaatgcggaagtgaaaaTAAACTATGAAACTGAGCAGGAGACAAAAATAAGGTGTTGGTTTACCTCTGCGATGCATTTAGCGGCGTGGAAGCAGGACTCTTTGATCAGACCTACAATTTCTAATTGGATTTTAGGATCCATAATGAAATCTGTAAACATGAATGGTAACCATGGCAGCCAGGCGCTTGAATATGACGTTTACGGAAAAATGTTCGGTTTCGTTCCATTTTGTTAGTGCTCCCTTTCTGTCCGCATGTCTCAGTTTTGAAATCATATaattttagttaaaaaaaagacaatttaataTAAATTAACCtgatatatttttgttttgctctgaaTTCAGCCAATTTTGGATGTAGACACACGCGACACGGCAAAAAAGAAGCGAAGTACAGCCTCTGAAAAAGGAATGGAACGCGGCCCAGAGGCGCCAGAGTTTGAACTGGTCGGgttgttgttctgttgttttgtgcTGCGATCTTCTAAGTTGCATAATATTGTTTTTTGCTCGTTTCGTTGCGTtttgagtttggaaaaaataCTTTAGAAGTGGTCATGGGTGTTCACGAGTTGTGGTCCATCCTTGAGCCAATCCGTGAGTCGGTGCCGCTGTACAGTTTGAGCGGAAAGACGCTGGCCGTGGACCTCAGTTTGTGGGTGTGCGAGGCCCAGCACGTCCAGGCCATGATGGGGAGAGTCACGAAGCCCCACCTCAGGTAAAACGATCATATCATGGCTTAAGCTTAATGTATTTATCTGTCTGCAGTCACTCCAACGCAGTGTTGCTTTGTCTAGGAATCTGTTCTTCAGGGTGTCCTCCCTCACGCTGATGGGGGTCAAACTTGTCTTCGTTATGGAAGGGGAAGCCCCGAAAATAAAAGCGGAGACCATGAGCAAGAGGACACAGGAAAGATACGGAGGATTCAAAAAGGCTGCCACAACTAAAGCTGCATCAAACCCCAGCAGAGGGCGCTTTAAGGCTGTACTGCGAGAGgtttgctgctgtctttctCCTGCTGATCACAGGTTGTGGTGATGAGTTGCTCCTGCAtcacctcttcctcatcttctcttcctcttctgtctgcAGTGTGCAGAGATGCTGGATTACCTGGGCGTGCCGTGGGTGACAGCTGCTGGGGAGGCTGAGGCCATGTGTGCTTACCTGGACTCACAGGGACTGGTGGATGGCTGTATCACCAATGATGGGGATGCCTTCCTCTACGGGGCCCGGACGGTCTACAGAAACTTCAACATCAACACTAAAGTATGTTTCATTGAGTTCACTGAATATGTTGTCATGGGTCTTTTATCTAGCTGTTGCAGAATCTATATTTTTAAGCAAACAATATGATACAACAGAATAttataaacaacacaaaagatTAAACTGCCTCCTAAGAATAGCAGTAAACTTAATAATATGAAGGGATGAAGTTTACCTTGTGCATTTCTTTCTGGTTTAACCCTCCAGGATCCTCAGGTTGATTGTTACCAGACCGCTCATGTGCAGTCAGAGCTGCATCTCTCTCGAGAAAATCTTGTTGGTCTGGCGATTCTCCTCGGCTGCGATTACATCCCAAAGGTAGGAAAACCACTTCAACCTGAAAAATTCAACATTCACAGTACTAATATGGATGACTATTGTCAACTGTGCATTTCATGCTTCCTTTCAGGGCATACCTGGTGTGGGAAAAGAGCATGCCCTGAGGTTAATACAGGCTCTAAAGGGACAGTCTCTGTTGCAAAGGTGGCTTGTCTTCTTTTCTAATGAGTTGCTAAACGAGTGAAGGATTTGTTCTTTAAATCTTTGCTTAATTGTTTCAGGTTCTCGGTCTGGAAGGAGGAGATTACAGATGTGTCTGAAGGAGTTGTGAAGAAGGTTTCCCACTGCAACTTATGTCGACATCCTGGTGAGTGGAGGTTTGTTTTGAACTCCGTCATGTGGTTTTGAACATGAAGAAAATATGAGTAAACTGGAGAGTGAATACATCTGTCACAATTTTTAGCTTGAGAAATTTGCGTTTCAGCatatagcacttttcaaaatttttagtcaaaatgttgaaaagtaaGAAGTGAatttaaatattgtgaaatatttcacccTCTTTCATCTACAGGTTCGGCAAAGGCACACGAGCGCGGTGGCTGCACGCTTTGCAACAGCCAGCGATTCTGCCAACCTCAAGACTTTGATTACCAGTGTCCCTGTGACTGGCACCGCGGTGAAAAGACACGCCAGGAATTGTCTCTTGAGGCAAACATCAGGAGGTAAACGGCGCCTTGTTGGGTTACGGGTTTCTTAAATTAGCTTTGTGAAGGGGAGACGTGACATTCCTGGCACGGGCAACATGAGAGCATGCATCTGGCTGCAATCTTCTCCTAATGTCTTCCATCAGTAAAGTCTGTTTACCATTCGCATGTCAATGAAGTAAAATGTCAGAGTTCAGTTACCAAGGCCTCTTTGAGGATGTTACATAACTAAGACAGCTTCATTCATCCTCTGTGCTCAGTTTCTATAATATAATGAGCTATAACCTAACAGATAACTGATTTTCTATGTCTTTTACTGAATGTCTACAACCTCTAGTGGTTTTGTTGAACATGAAACGGTACATTATGTCAACAAGACTCAAAATGGGCATTTTCTCCCCTGCAGTTTATCCTTGAAATGATCATTATAAATTCAAAGtgttgttttgtatttcagGAAAACCCTGGCAAGTCAGCAGTTCCCCTTTACAGAGGTGAAGCTGATTTCATGAGCTGTTTCAATCATCCGCTGGTATTATAgtctgagtatttttttttaattcttgtgGGACTTTTTGCAGATCATCGGCGAGTTTCTGGTTTCCAAAGATAAGCCTGTGTCGCATTTCAAGAGGAGGCAGCCGAATATGCTGCTCATGCAGGTAATAGATTTaagtctttttttgtgtgtgtgatacgTGTGTTCAGTGACCTGGATGTGAACGTTTATGGTTTTCTCTCTAGAAATTTGCCTATGACAAGATGGAGTGGCCGAAACACTACACAAGCGAAAAGGTTTTAATCTTGATGACCTACAGCGAACTGATGAACAGAAAATGTGGACGAGACGTGCCCTCTCAAATCAAACCCGTCCGGTAGTCCAAGTGGTTTACAGAGTTGCTAAAAATCAATTTAAGTTGTTCGCATTGTAAATATTAACTGCAATGTTTCTCTATTTCTATCAAAGAATACTGAAGCCAAGGGTGAGGAATGGCATCGCGTGCTTCGAAGTCATCTGGGGATCTCCAGGTCGGTTCAAGCCTCGTGTTAAAAGTTGATATCAAATAGTTTCACCCCAGTTTGAGTGACGCGACTGCTGCGCCGAGCGGAGGTTGGGGCGCGGGCCGCTCGTCGCCGGGTCGTCTGTTAGTGACTGGCTGCGATGTGGGGTTCAGAGGTGACAGATCAGTCACAGCAGTCACGAGGTGCTAAAGCAACTTCCTCCTGGAGCTGGAAATCCGTCATATCAAAGTCCGCCTCACTAACAAGCCCGTCTGACAGCAGCGGCCCGGGAAAGTCCCAATCCACGAACTCAacctccacttttaagaaataGGACCTGACcttgaggactttttttttccctttttctattttcccagaacattttgtgtttcctgaggaccagcaggctgcaggccaGCATGAGGtgaggacggtggaggaagaGTCTCTGTTCCGCGTGGCGTTCCCCGAGCTGGTGGAGAGCTACCTTCGAGACAAAGCTCTGGCTGAAGAGAGCAAGGCCAAGAGTAAGACAACAACCCATCACGTTCACTTTATTGCTTCATCAATATTTCATGCTCTGAGATAATaagctgcaaaaagaaaaaaggtagATTGTTACAACAAAAGCTCCCCCGCTGATTTGACGAGCTCGAAGACTTCCCACGCTGTGTTGACAAGGACGTCCTGATCAAAGGCACCTGGAACTCCGGGTTGTTTTTCAAGCCCGTCTATTACAGCAGCTCTGACACCTGAAAATGTAGCGTTTGGCAGCTTGGCTAGTTAACGCCAAAGGCTTTGATGCAGCTGGGAGGTGTCTGTCTCGCAGGTTGAGCCTTGCTCCCACTGGTTACTCGTGCTGTAGAGATTCCCTTCTTGTTGAGATAGAAGCTCTTGACGTTTTTCTTTCGCTCTCCTTTTACAGAGAAGAAACCAAAGAGTAAAAAGGAGAAGCCCGTCGAAGGCTGTGATGGTATTTCGCATCTCTTGGCTCAGATGGCCCTTCAGGGCTCCTCTTCAGCAGATGCGCCCTCTGAGCCGCCCCTCCCCAGCCGTTCAGCCACAGTGGAAGGAGAGGTAGTGATTCTGGACTCTCCAGTGAGCCACAAGCAGCTtaggaaggaaaaagaagagcCCAGCAGTCTGCAGGAGCGCTCTGACTCCCAGAATACAGCGTCACCTTCTGCCTCTGTTGTTATTGGCGCTCTGCACCTCAGTGACATCGACTGGGACGCTTTCTCCTTCACatcctctccagcagctgtaAGCCACACCGCGGGGGAAAACGAACAGCAGAAAAGCCCGAGTGATGTCCCGCAGGGAGGTTCAGAGCTGTCCGTCATCGAGCGCTCTCTCAGGGACCGGGTGCTCGTGAAGAACACAGCCAAAACCGTCAATCAGATGGAGGTGGCCGATGATCCAATCCCAAAATGGCCTCACGGTGGAATAGCCTCACTTAAACATAATTCAGACCCACAGATTCACAATCAATGCAGTAGTGATGGTAATCTACTGAGGAAGGAATCTCCTGTCGACAGGAGCGAGCCCTTCACAGACAAAATCCAGTGTGCAACAAGTAATGTCGGAAGAAAAGCTTCAGAAGAACACGAAACATCTGCAGGACAAACTGAAAgtgagacaaaagaaaaacctcgTGGCTCCAAAAAGCCTCCTCAGAAGTATACATTTGTCAAAACAGCGGTTCcgtctctggctgctccaccgCAGCAGTGCCGCTCCGACCCGGGCCAAGGCAAGAAGGACTCCAGAGCGCCGCAAACCACCAAGAAGAGCGTTTGCATGAGCGTGTGTTCATCCAGTGACGACAGTGATGCAGAAAACCGCCCAACCGGACCTCGGAGAGCAACAAAAACCAAACCCGCTCTCAGAAACTATGCAA encodes:
- the gen1 gene encoding flap endonuclease GEN homolog 1, whose product is MGVHELWSILEPIRESVPLYSLSGKTLAVDLSLWVCEAQHVQAMMGRVTKPHLRNLFFRVSSLTLMGVKLVFVMEGEAPKIKAETMSKRTQERYGGFKKAATTKAASNPSRGRFKAVLRECAEMLDYLGVPWVTAAGEAEAMCAYLDSQGLVDGCITNDGDAFLYGARTVYRNFNINTKDPQVDCYQTAHVQSELHLSRENLVGLAILLGCDYIPKGIPGVGKEHALRLIQALKGQSLLQRFSVWKEEITDVSEGVVKKVSHCNLCRHPGSAKAHERGGCTLCNSQRFCQPQDFDYQCPCDWHRGEKTRQELSLEANIRRKTLASQQFPFTEIIGEFLVSKDKPVSHFKRRQPNMLLMQKFAYDKMEWPKHYTSEKVLILMTYSELMNRKCGRDVPSQIKPVRILKPRVRNGIACFEVIWGSPEHFVFPEDQQAAGQHEVRTVEEESLFRVAFPELVESYLRDKALAEESKAKKKKPKSKKEKPVEGCDGISHLLAQMALQGSSSADAPSEPPLPSRSATVEGEVVILDSPVSHKQLRKEKEEPSSLQERSDSQNTASPSASVVIGALHLSDIDWDAFSFTSSPAAVSHTAGENEQQKSPSDVPQGGSELSVIERSLRDRVLVKNTAKTVNQMEVADDPIPKWPHGGIASLKHNSDPQIHNQCSSDGNLLRKESPVDRSEPFTDKIQCATSNVGRKASEEHETSAGQTESETKEKPRGSKKPPQKYTFVKTAVPSLAAPPQQCRSDPGQGKKDSRAPQTTKKSVCMSVCSSSDDSDAENRPTGPRRATKTKPALRNYAKPLSVPPSKPHAKTSYPHLNEPHAQLVRMYLEKGASENTSQDVPPAEVEADVFLQTPASPVVGEDGDSVISSDSPLPLAERLRLKFMK